One genomic window of Cottoperca gobio chromosome 10, fCotGob3.1, whole genome shotgun sequence includes the following:
- the tlx2 gene encoding T-cell leukemia homeobox protein 2 isoform X2, producing the protein MEHTGIEEVNQTHQQQHEPISFGIDQILNSSDQSSGCMLPNRTGDPDYALAPNVYSNGYNSVYNPACSMAAGLAGSYNVNMNMNVSMNMNMNVNVNSGGAGGVIRVPAHRPMPPPPPPAAAPHPPPSTQPPCIGPGIASVPGMGMGNATNFTFPWMESSRRFAKDRLTGEQAEDIRAGEATGGPGPVGSLCPLPKGDIGRVPVWSTVETLAKCYYPELAHLRDSNGFLADYPFPKGACPAALSPFSVTRRIGHPYQNRTPPKRKKPRTSFSRVQICELEKRFHRQKYLASAERATLAKALKMTDAQVKTWFQNRRTKWRRQTAEEREAERQQANRLMLQLQQEAFQKTLSQPLQPDPLCLHNSSLYALQNLQPWADDNKLTV; encoded by the exons ATGGAGCACACCGGCATCGAGGAGGTGAACCAGACGCACCAACAGCAGCATGAGCCCATCAGCTTCGGGATCGACCAGATCCTCAACAGCTCGGATCAGTCCAGCGGCTGCATGCTGCCCAACCGGACCGGCGACCCGGATTACGCGCTGGCCCCCAACGTCTACAGCAACGGGTACAACAGCGTCTACAACCCGGCCTGCTCCATGGCGGCGGGTCTGGCCGGCTCCTACAACgtcaacatgaacatgaacgtcagtatgaacatgaacatgaacgtTAACGTGAACTCGGGCGGCGCCGGAGGGGTGATCCGGGTTCCGGCGCACAGACCCATGCCGCCTCCGCCGCCGCCCGCTGCTGCGCCGCATCCGCCCCCTTCAACACAACCGCCGTGCATCGGACCCGGCATTGCCTCGGTGCCCGGGATGGGGATGGGGAATGCAACAAACTTCACCTTCCCGTGGATGGAGAGCAGTAGGAGGTTTGCCAAGGATAGACTAACAG GGGAGCAGGCAGAGGATATCCGAGCCGGAGAGGCCACAGGGGGGCCGGGGCCTGTCGggtccctctgtcctctccccaAAGGAGACATCGGCAGGGTCCCTGTCTGGAGCACTGTGGAGACATTAGCTAAATGCTATTACCCCGAGCTCGCTCACCTGCGAGACTCCAATGGCTTTCTAGCAGACTATCCTTTTCCAAAGGGGGCTTGCCCAG CCGCCCTCTCACCCTTCTCCGTGACCCGTCGTATCGGCCACCCCTACCAGAACCGGACGCCGCCCAAGAGGAAAAAGCCTCGCACCTCCTTCAGCCGCGTGCAGATCTGCGAGCTGGAGAAACGTTTCCATCGTCAGAAGTACCTGGCGTCGGCTGAGCGTGCAACCCTGGCCAAAGCCCTGAAGATGACGGATGCACAAGTCAAGACCTGGTTTCAGAACAGACGGACAAAATGGAG GAGACagactgcagaggagagagaggcagagagacagcaggCCAACCGGCTGatgctgcagctccagcaggaAGCTTTCCAGAAGACGTTGAGCCAGCCTCTGCAGCCGGACCCGCTCTGCCTGCACAACTCCTCCCTGTACGCCCTGCAGAACCTGCAGCCCTGGGCAGACGACAATAAG CTGACGGTCTAA
- the tlx2 gene encoding T-cell leukemia homeobox protein 2 isoform X1 codes for MEHTGIEEVNQTHQQQHEPISFGIDQILNSSDQSSGCMLPNRTGDPDYALAPNVYSNGYNSVYNPACSMAAGLAGSYNVNMNMNVSMNMNMNVNVNSGGAGGVIRVPAHRPMPPPPPPAAAPHPPPSTQPPCIGPGIASVPGMGMGNATNFTFPWMESSRRFAKDRLTGEQAEDIRAGEATGGPGPVGSLCPLPKGDIGRVPVWSTVETLAKCYYPELAHLRDSNGFLADYPFPKGACPAALSPFSVTRRIGHPYQNRTPPKRKKPRTSFSRVQICELEKRFHRQKYLASAERATLAKALKMTDAQVKTWFQNRRTKWRRQTAEEREAERQQANRLMLQLQQEAFQKTLSQPLQPDPLCLHNSSLYALQNLQPWADDNKVTSVTSAASVV; via the exons ATGGAGCACACCGGCATCGAGGAGGTGAACCAGACGCACCAACAGCAGCATGAGCCCATCAGCTTCGGGATCGACCAGATCCTCAACAGCTCGGATCAGTCCAGCGGCTGCATGCTGCCCAACCGGACCGGCGACCCGGATTACGCGCTGGCCCCCAACGTCTACAGCAACGGGTACAACAGCGTCTACAACCCGGCCTGCTCCATGGCGGCGGGTCTGGCCGGCTCCTACAACgtcaacatgaacatgaacgtcagtatgaacatgaacatgaacgtTAACGTGAACTCGGGCGGCGCCGGAGGGGTGATCCGGGTTCCGGCGCACAGACCCATGCCGCCTCCGCCGCCGCCCGCTGCTGCGCCGCATCCGCCCCCTTCAACACAACCGCCGTGCATCGGACCCGGCATTGCCTCGGTGCCCGGGATGGGGATGGGGAATGCAACAAACTTCACCTTCCCGTGGATGGAGAGCAGTAGGAGGTTTGCCAAGGATAGACTAACAG GGGAGCAGGCAGAGGATATCCGAGCCGGAGAGGCCACAGGGGGGCCGGGGCCTGTCGggtccctctgtcctctccccaAAGGAGACATCGGCAGGGTCCCTGTCTGGAGCACTGTGGAGACATTAGCTAAATGCTATTACCCCGAGCTCGCTCACCTGCGAGACTCCAATGGCTTTCTAGCAGACTATCCTTTTCCAAAGGGGGCTTGCCCAG CCGCCCTCTCACCCTTCTCCGTGACCCGTCGTATCGGCCACCCCTACCAGAACCGGACGCCGCCCAAGAGGAAAAAGCCTCGCACCTCCTTCAGCCGCGTGCAGATCTGCGAGCTGGAGAAACGTTTCCATCGTCAGAAGTACCTGGCGTCGGCTGAGCGTGCAACCCTGGCCAAAGCCCTGAAGATGACGGATGCACAAGTCAAGACCTGGTTTCAGAACAGACGGACAAAATGGAG GAGACagactgcagaggagagagaggcagagagacagcaggCCAACCGGCTGatgctgcagctccagcaggaAGCTTTCCAGAAGACGTTGAGCCAGCCTCTGCAGCCGGACCCGCTCTGCCTGCACAACTCCTCCCTGTACGCCCTGCAGAACCTGCAGCCCTGGGCAGACGACAATAAGGTGACCTCCGTCACCTCCGCGGCATCTGTGgtgtga
- the tlx2 gene encoding T-cell leukemia homeobox protein 2 isoform X3, translating into MEHTGIEEVNQTHQQQHEPISFGIDQILNSSDQSSGCMLPNRTGDPDYALAPNVYSNGYNSVYNPACSMAAGLAGSYNVNMNMNVSMNMNMNVNVNSGGAGGVIRVPAHRPMPPPPPPAAAPHPPPSTQPPCIGPGIASVPGMGMGNATNFTFPWMESSRRFAKDRLTAALSPFSVTRRIGHPYQNRTPPKRKKPRTSFSRVQICELEKRFHRQKYLASAERATLAKALKMTDAQVKTWFQNRRTKWRRQTAEEREAERQQANRLMLQLQQEAFQKTLSQPLQPDPLCLHNSSLYALQNLQPWADDNKVTSVTSAASVV; encoded by the exons ATGGAGCACACCGGCATCGAGGAGGTGAACCAGACGCACCAACAGCAGCATGAGCCCATCAGCTTCGGGATCGACCAGATCCTCAACAGCTCGGATCAGTCCAGCGGCTGCATGCTGCCCAACCGGACCGGCGACCCGGATTACGCGCTGGCCCCCAACGTCTACAGCAACGGGTACAACAGCGTCTACAACCCGGCCTGCTCCATGGCGGCGGGTCTGGCCGGCTCCTACAACgtcaacatgaacatgaacgtcagtatgaacatgaacatgaacgtTAACGTGAACTCGGGCGGCGCCGGAGGGGTGATCCGGGTTCCGGCGCACAGACCCATGCCGCCTCCGCCGCCGCCCGCTGCTGCGCCGCATCCGCCCCCTTCAACACAACCGCCGTGCATCGGACCCGGCATTGCCTCGGTGCCCGGGATGGGGATGGGGAATGCAACAAACTTCACCTTCCCGTGGATGGAGAGCAGTAGGAGGTTTGCCAAGGATAGACTAACAG CCGCCCTCTCACCCTTCTCCGTGACCCGTCGTATCGGCCACCCCTACCAGAACCGGACGCCGCCCAAGAGGAAAAAGCCTCGCACCTCCTTCAGCCGCGTGCAGATCTGCGAGCTGGAGAAACGTTTCCATCGTCAGAAGTACCTGGCGTCGGCTGAGCGTGCAACCCTGGCCAAAGCCCTGAAGATGACGGATGCACAAGTCAAGACCTGGTTTCAGAACAGACGGACAAAATGGAG GAGACagactgcagaggagagagaggcagagagacagcaggCCAACCGGCTGatgctgcagctccagcaggaAGCTTTCCAGAAGACGTTGAGCCAGCCTCTGCAGCCGGACCCGCTCTGCCTGCACAACTCCTCCCTGTACGCCCTGCAGAACCTGCAGCCCTGGGCAGACGACAATAAGGTGACCTCCGTCACCTCCGCGGCATCTGTGgtgtga